The DNA segment GAGCAGCGTCGCGCGGGTTACGGTGGATCCGGCCCAGGTGGCCGAGCGAACGAGACGGTTCATCTACGAAGGCTACCTGGCGTAGAGAAAGTGCCCCGCGGGCCGGCGGTTGGGTCGCTTCAACCACGGCCCGCGGGGATGGCGGTGGCCGATGATGCGCGTGAGCCTCCGCTTCTATGCAGAACTGAACGATTTTCTCCCGCCCGAGCGCCGGATGGTGGAGTTTGAGCATCTGGCGGCCGACCGCGCGTCGGTCAAGGACGTCATTGAATCCGCCGGCGTGCCCCATGCCGAGGTGGATCTCATCCTCGTGAACGGCGTCTCGGTGGACTTCGCCCATCCGGTGTCCGACGGCGACCGCATCAGCGTGTATCCCGTGTTTGAATCGCTGGACATTACGCCGGTGATTCGCCTGCGCCCGCGCCCGCTCCGCAACCCGCGGTTCATCTTGGACACGCATCTGGGCAGGCTGGCGACGTACCTGCGAATGCTGGGGTTTGATAGCCTGTATCGCAACGACTACGACGATGCGGAGATCGCGCGCATTGCCTGCGACGAGAATCGCATCATCCTCACGCGGGATAAGGGCTTGCTGATGCGGAACGCGGTTACCCATGGGTATTGGGTGCGGGCGACACGGGCGGAGGATCAGACGGTGGAGGTGATCCGGCGGTTTGACCTGGCGGGGCAGGTGCGCCCGTTCAGCCGCTGCATCGTGTGCAACCAGGAGTTGCGGCCCGTCGCGAAGGGGGCGATCGCAGACCGCCTGCCGCCGAAGACGCGACAGTACTACGAGGAGTTCTCCATCTGCGATTCGTGCGGCCGCATCTACTGGAACGGCTCCCACTATGAGCGCATGCGGCGGACGGTGGATTGGATTCTATCTGAGTCTCGCGGAGGTGAGGGGAGATGAGGATGCGCGTGGGAGTGGTCTTGCTGGCGTGTGTAGTGGGCGTTGTGATTGCGGGCTGTGGTGGGGAGCGCGGCCCAACGCCGACGCCCGCGCTGACCGCACCGGGGGCGACCGTCGGGACGCTGACGCTCACTAGCCCGGCGTTCCCTGCAGGTGGCGAGATTCCGCGCAAGTACACGTGCGACGGGGAGAACGTCTCGCCGCCGCTGGAGTGGGGAGCGCCACCCCAGGGCACGCAAAGCCTTGTGCTCATCATGGACGACCCGGACGCGCCGGCGGGCGTGTGGGATCACTGGCTGCTGTACAACCTGCCGGCGGACGCGCGCGGGCTACCCGAGGGGATCGCACCCGACGCAGCACGGCCTGACGGGAGCCGCCATGGCGCCAACAGTTGGGGGCGGCTCGGCTACGGCGGGCCGTGCCCTCCCAGCGGCACACACCGGTATTTCTTCCGGCTCTATGCGCTGGACACGACGCTGAACCTGGCGGCGGGCGCGAACAAGGCGCAAGTGCTCGCGGCCATGGCCGGGCACGTGCTGGCGCAGGGCGAACTGATGGGCACGTATCGGCGGTAGTGCGCGCGATGGGGTAGCCGTCTATGCCCTCATGATGGCACGGTTACCGGAAGTGCGTTACATAGCGGGGGTGCTGGCCAGCATCTCCTGTTTCAACTTGTTGGCCGACCAGAGGGGCACGCCGACTTGGATCACGAGTTGAATGGGGATGCACACGAAGCCCACGATGAGCGCGAGCAGCAGCGAGATGGCTACCGCCGCGATGATGTCATACACCAACCAGGCGATGAGGCGGATGATGCCGTCGTTGGTGCGGCCAGCGTAGAAATAGCCGAGGCCGAGTAGGCCGAAGAACCCGCCGACGAACTCAATTAGAAAAGCCGTGTTGGGATCCTTGGGGCTAATTCCCGTTGCCATCGGTAGCCTCCTGTGTGGCGAAATCACCGCGCTCGGTGTGGACGCACACTAGCGGAAATCCGTCAGCGTGTCAAACGTCAATTGGCTCAACAGATCACCGGTCGGGGTCATCCGACCCTACGGCATATCGCGTGAGCAGGAGCAGCCCGTCCATGCGGCGGCGGTATTCGGTCAGCGAGCCGCCCGGAAAGCGCGATTGGAGTTCGGGCAGAATGTCGGCCTGGTCGGGCAGGATGTAGAAGCGCAAGGGCTGATTGGGGTTCAGGCTGTCTATCACGGCGGGCACGCAGCCCAGGAAGCGGTCGCCCGAGACGTAGGCCGTGGGCGAATGATAGACCTTCCCCGAGGCGTCTACTCCCTCGTGCGTGCAGAGCAGGAACGCGCCCTGTCCGCGGTGTCGCTCGTAGTCCAGCGCGGCGACCGTTACCGCTTCCTGCGTGGGCGTCTTGTACGCCTGGTGGACGTTGTACACGCCGAAGTAGAAGTGGATGTCCAGGGCGATCAGGCAGGCGGCGACGAGGGCCGCGATGCGCGTGGCTGCCTGGGGCGTCCATCCTAGCGCCTGCGCCAACTTCTCTGCCCCCGCGTCTATCCCGATGGCGACAACCAAGATGGCCGCCGGCAGGACGCCGAGCAGGCGGTGGAATGTGGCCGCGTCGGTGATGAGCACCGAACCCAGGGTCAGGACGACGAGCATCCAGGCGACAAGCCCCTGATAGGCGGGCTTCTTGATGCGGGCGAACACGGCCAGGAGCCCGATGAGGAAGATGGGGCCTTGTGCCGGGTGAAGCATCGCCTGCTGCGGATGGTAGAATGTGCCGCGGTCGGGCACGGCGGTGAAGACCAGGAGGCTATCGCGCACCTGGTACCACCAGAGTTTCCATTCGGGCAGGCCCATCTGCGCCGACAACTGCTGCATCTTGTCGGAGAAGGGCATGGTCAGGAACAGGTGCTCGGAGATGCTCCCCGGGTTTCGCAGCCAGTGCCCGAATAGCGGCCCGGCAGTTACCAGCGTAACGAGCGCGAAGCCGAGGAGCAGTTTCCACGAGCGTAGCGTCCCGCGCCCATCGGCGATGAGCCATACGACAAGCGTCGCGAGGACGACGAAGGGAATGGCGCGGGTGCCGAAGTAGAAATACTGGGCGAACCCCAGGCCGAACCCCGCTATCGCATACGCCCAGGCGCTGCCGGTGGCCCCGGCGATCCACAGCGCGGCTAGCACCCACGCAATGAACAGGCTGTCGCCGTTGTTGTTCAGCCCCAGGCGGCTGAAGTGAACGGCTGTGTTGGACCCCAGCGCCAGGAGTCCTGCGATGACGGCCACGCGGCGGCCCCAGCAGGTTCGCGCCAAGACATACAGCGCGACGACCATGAGCGCGCCCGCGATGGCCCAGGGTAGGCGCAATGCGAAGAACGTCCTGCCGAAGGCGCGGATGAACAGGCCGTTCAGAAAGAACTGGAGCGTGGGATGGGTGGCCCAGCCGGTGGCGAAGGGGTCTGTCGCCAGACCTTCGGCCCCATCTGCTGCCGACAGGCCCAGCGACGCCTCGTCGGGGTCCACGCCCATGGGGATGGTCTCCAGGTACGGGATGCGGAGCAGGAGCGCGCCTGCCAGGAGCAGCGCGACGATGAGCCAGTCGCGTCGGCCGAACGGCTCCGGCCGGGGGAGGCCCAGGCGGATCGCCTGCGGCTCCAGCCGCGCGACGGCCCCGATGACGAAGGCGCATGCCACGCCCCACACCAGCAGCAATTGCCACGTCTGCGCCCAGTGTTTCCACCCGCCTGGGTTGAGGGCGAGGGGCAGCATGATGTGGAGGCCAACGGCGGCCTGCACCCAGTCGGTGCGCGCGCGGGGGATCGCAGGCCGGACCCTCAGGGCGAGGAGGAGCAGGTTTGCGGCGATGATGGTGAACCCCCAAACCTGGGCGTGCGGGATGGCGCGGAGGAGGAACTGGCCGATGTACATACCGACGAGTGGCAGGAGGAGATACACGACAGATGAGAGTTTCGCCTTCTGTTCATCGCGGAGGGCCAGGCGAGGCATCCTGGCAGCCGCTATCAGATTCCTGATGCGGCGGGGAACTGAACGATAGGGCGAGGTGCTGTGGCCCGCGTCGGAGGATTGTCCAGGCTGCTCATACATGGGTTGATGCTCCTTGCTGTGTTGCGGGCAGTCTAGCATATCGCGATGAGAGGGTCAACTATTGACTCTCGCTACTCCAATGCAACGCTCACGTCTCCATTTCGGCCTGTCTGACCAGGGAGCGCGCTAGACGTAGGGCAAATTGGCAATTTGCCCCACTTGGCCTACGATGACCGCCGAGAGGGCAGCGCCGACCGAACGTGCGACCTTCCGAGACGGTAACCGCGGATGAACGCGAATCCACGCGAAGGGGGAGATGGAGAGTACTTTGGGCGCCCCATGCCCTTGCACTGACGGTTTCCAGCGGGCTTGGGAGCCGAATCTGTCATCCCGCGGGATGGCGAGGGAGTGGGACTGCTGTTGAGGGCGAACGGCCGCGGCGAGAGCGGTGGGCTTATGCGCTCGGTTGAAGCATTGGGGGCGCTACGCCTCTGTGTCCCGGTACGAGTGGTGCAGCCCCAGGTCCTCAGCCTCGTTGATGGCGCGCGCCATCTCGGGGATCATGGCCGCGCCGTGCCGATATTGGAAGGGCCACATGCTGCGGGGGTCAAAAATGCCCACCCGGTCGCCGTCCTTGAGCACGTGCCCTAGGTCGGGCTGGAGGCCGGGCATGGCGCTGAGGTTGCCGCTGATGAAGGTGATGCCGCGCTCTTCCGTAGGGAGGCCGAGATGCTTGAGGAGGTCGGCCATGGTGCTGCCTTCGGGCAGGCTGACTTTCAGGTTGGCGTGCGCGGACTCGGCGGCCTCTCCGCCGTACTTGGCCAGCGCGCCATAGAGCCACACGTCCACTACGATGTTTGCCATTCTACCCTCCTCCGATGGGCGGGAAGATCCCGACCTCGTCGTCGTTGTTGAGTGCGAAGTTCAGGGGCTGGGCGCGCCCGTTGACGAAGATCACCCGCACCTCATCGGGCGGCAGGCCCAGTTCGCGGATGAGCGTCTCAAGCGTCGCTCCGTCGGGGAGTTCCACGTCCACGGGGTTCCCCGATGGCCTGCCTGCGAGATAGCGGCTCAACCCGGCGAACAGTTTCACATGTACGCGCATGTTCACCTCACGGACACCGCACGATGTCCTGCGCCCACAGGCAGTCCGCGCAGGACGGGTTCCATCCCCAGCATCCTTCGTTCCGCTCGCGCAGGTCGCAGGTTTCTCTCAGGTCGCAGTCCGGGCATGACGGGAAGTGGAATCCCCGCACCTCGCTGCGAAAGCGGACGTACTCCTCGGACGTCCAGATGCTGGCCAGGGACTGCTCATTTACGTTGCCCAGGACGTAGCGGGTTACCTGCTTTTGCCTGCCGTCAATGGCGAAGTACGTGTAGTTGTGCGACAGGGCGTAGCAGGGCGAGACCCCGCCATCCCATCCTACCACAATGGCGCGGTCTTGGACAAATCGGCAGCGCCGCTCGGCGCCCCAGTGCATGCGGGGCAGTTCCAGCGTTCCCCAGGTAACCCATGCATCCAGCGACACGGGCCAGCCGCCCGCATTGAAGGGCGGGCGCGGCTCGTAGCCGTAGAGCATCTCGTCGCGCATGTCTGCGGTGTAGGCCAACACGTTGCTTACCAAGACGCGGGCCGCGCCCAGCCGAGAGGCCAGGCCGGTGAGCAGGCCCAGTTCGGCGACGTTGCTTTTGAGGGCGACGAACTCAATGCCCAGGGCGGGAACGAGCGACGCGCGGCGCGCCTTGGCGTCGTTCACGTGGCGGATGTTTTCCAACACCTGCGAGATCATCGCGCCGCGCACGCCCGCGTAGGTCTCGGGCTTCACGCCGTCCACCGACACGACCAGCCGGTCTACGCCGAGCCGTACCAGTTCGTCAGCCATCCTTTTGTCCAGTAGGAGGCCGTTGGAGCCGACCGTTACGGCCAGCCCTCTCTCGCGCACGGCCTGGATCATGTCCAGGATGTGGGGGTGGGTGAGGGGTTCGCCAAAGCCGGTGAAGATGACCCGCTCAAGGCTGGGGAGTTCGTCCAGGCTGGCGGCGATGCGCGCGAAGATGTCCATGGTCATTTGGGATTCCGGGTCCTGCCAGACGTTGCGGATGCAGGTGCGGCAGTGGA comes from the Chloroflexota bacterium genome and includes:
- a CDS encoding Mut7-C ubiquitin/RNAse domain-containing protein; translation: MMRVSLRFYAELNDFLPPERRMVEFEHLAADRASVKDVIESAGVPHAEVDLILVNGVSVDFAHPVSDGDRISVYPVFESLDITPVIRLRPRPLRNPRFILDTHLGRLATYLRMLGFDSLYRNDYDDAEIARIACDENRIILTRDKGLLMRNAVTHGYWVRATRAEDQTVEVIRRFDLAGQVRPFSRCIVCNQELRPVAKGAIADRLPPKTRQYYEEFSICDSCGRIYWNGSHYERMRRTVDWILSESRGGEGR
- a CDS encoding YbhB/YbcL family Raf kinase inhibitor-like protein; the encoded protein is MRVGVVLLACVVGVVIAGCGGERGPTPTPALTAPGATVGTLTLTSPAFPAGGEIPRKYTCDGENVSPPLEWGAPPQGTQSLVLIMDDPDAPAGVWDHWLLYNLPADARGLPEGIAPDAARPDGSRHGANSWGRLGYGGPCPPSGTHRYFFRLYALDTTLNLAAGANKAQVLAAMAGHVLAQGELMGTYRR
- a CDS encoding glycosyltransferase family 39 protein; the encoded protein is MPRLALRDEQKAKLSSVVYLLLPLVGMYIGQFLLRAIPHAQVWGFTIIAANLLLLALRVRPAIPRARTDWVQAAVGLHIMLPLALNPGGWKHWAQTWQLLLVWGVACAFVIGAVARLEPQAIRLGLPRPEPFGRRDWLIVALLLAGALLLRIPYLETIPMGVDPDEASLGLSAADGAEGLATDPFATGWATHPTLQFFLNGLFIRAFGRTFFALRLPWAIAGALMVVALYVLARTCWGRRVAVIAGLLALGSNTAVHFSRLGLNNNGDSLFIAWVLAALWIAGATGSAWAYAIAGFGLGFAQYFYFGTRAIPFVVLATLVVWLIADGRGTLRSWKLLLGFALVTLVTAGPLFGHWLRNPGSISEHLFLTMPFSDKMQQLSAQMGLPEWKLWWYQVRDSLLVFTAVPDRGTFYHPQQAMLHPAQGPIFLIGLLAVFARIKKPAYQGLVAWMLVVLTLGSVLITDAATFHRLLGVLPAAILVVAIGIDAGAEKLAQALGWTPQAATRIAALVAACLIALDIHFYFGVYNVHQAYKTPTQEAVTVAALDYERHRGQGAFLLCTHEGVDASGKVYHSPTAYVSGDRFLGCVPAVIDSLNPNQPLRFYILPDQADILPELQSRFPGGSLTEYRRRMDGLLLLTRYAVGSDDPDR
- a CDS encoding MoaD/ThiS family protein codes for the protein MANIVVDVWLYGALAKYGGEAAESAHANLKVSLPEGSTMADLLKHLGLPTEERGITFISGNLSAMPGLQPDLGHVLKDGDRVGIFDPRSMWPFQYRHGAAMIPEMARAINEAEDLGLHHSYRDTEA
- a CDS encoding MoaD/ThiS family protein is translated as MRVHVKLFAGLSRYLAGRPSGNPVDVELPDGATLETLIRELGLPPDEVRVIFVNGRAQPLNFALNNDDEVGIFPPIGGG
- a CDS encoding tungsten cofactor oxidoreductase radical SAM maturase, which gives rise to MPKVIADQQGRLVLPEDFLQRRHIPPDSEYWLDEREGDLILHPCARDARKLYVEPTTGCNLHCRTCIRNVWQDPESQMTMDIFARIAASLDELPSLERVIFTGFGEPLTHPHILDMIQAVRERGLAVTVGSNGLLLDKRMADELVRLGVDRLVVSVDGVKPETYAGVRGAMISQVLENIRHVNDAKARRASLVPALGIEFVALKSNVAELGLLTGLASRLGAARVLVSNVLAYTADMRDEMLYGYEPRPPFNAGGWPVSLDAWVTWGTLELPRMHWGAERRCRFVQDRAIVVGWDGGVSPCYALSHNYTYFAIDGRQKQVTRYVLGNVNEQSLASIWTSEEYVRFRSEVRGFHFPSCPDCDLRETCDLRERNEGCWGWNPSCADCLWAQDIVRCP